One region of Edaphobacter bradus genomic DNA includes:
- a CDS encoding RidA family protein, with protein MSREYFSSDPSSPFADAVLVEGRTLYLSGRIGLIPGTTKVPDTVEEEARLVMQDLQRVLALAGMTLDQLVSVQVFASDVSHWERFNAVYRTYFSGQLPTRAFLGSGTLLFGARFEVQGIAVKD; from the coding sequence ATGAGCCGTGAATACTTTTCCAGTGATCCCTCCAGTCCGTTTGCGGATGCCGTTCTTGTGGAAGGCAGGACGCTGTATCTCTCGGGGCGGATTGGCCTGATTCCGGGCACGACCAAGGTTCCCGATACGGTTGAAGAAGAGGCGCGCCTGGTGATGCAGGACCTGCAGCGAGTGCTTGCGCTGGCGGGCATGACACTCGATCAGCTTGTTTCGGTGCAGGTTTTCGCGAGCGATGTGTCGCATTGGGAGCGCTTCAATGCGGTTTATCGCACGTACTTCAGCGGACAGCTTCCTACGCGGGCGTTTCTGGGCTCGGGGACGCTGCTGTTCGGGGCTCGGTTTGAGGTGCAGGGGATCGCTGTCAAGGATTAG
- a CDS encoding septal ring lytic transglycosylase RlpA family protein, producing MKRARIVDVALVSALALTASGCHKKVKQAYQPPPPPSVYSSSDAWGRPSTRPDTSSSSSGTAQQLPSPPPDTKGKPTLVETGLASWYGPPYAGRKGADGKVYNQNAMTAAHLTLPLGSMARVTNLTTNQSAMVKITDRGPFVHGRIIDLSLAAAKATGLYRMGVAKVRVEAWAQTPRTASTPGGRWCVQIGAFAHQQDAIQLKNHLMRRYSTAKVIEFAGPTGHWVRINPQTPDRNHAQEIANNIHVPDAEPYVIRTD from the coding sequence GTGAAACGTGCCCGCATCGTTGACGTCGCGCTGGTGTCGGCGCTTGCGCTGACAGCCTCGGGCTGCCACAAGAAGGTGAAGCAGGCGTATCAGCCTCCGCCTCCGCCGTCGGTCTACTCCAGCTCCGACGCCTGGGGCAGACCTTCGACACGTCCGGATACTTCCTCATCTTCGTCGGGCACGGCACAGCAGCTTCCCTCGCCGCCGCCTGACACTAAAGGCAAGCCGACACTGGTGGAGACGGGACTCGCAAGCTGGTACGGGCCGCCGTACGCTGGCCGCAAGGGAGCCGACGGCAAGGTTTACAACCAGAACGCGATGACCGCAGCGCACCTTACGCTTCCGCTGGGCTCGATGGCGCGGGTCACCAATCTGACGACGAACCAGTCGGCGATGGTGAAGATTACGGACCGCGGGCCGTTCGTGCATGGGCGCATCATCGACTTGTCGCTGGCCGCGGCGAAGGCCACGGGTCTCTATCGCATGGGCGTCGCGAAGGTGCGGGTGGAGGCGTGGGCGCAAACTCCGCGTACGGCATCCACTCCGGGCGGACGGTGGTGCGTGCAGATCGGCGCGTTTGCCCACCAGCAGGACGCCATCCAGCTCAAGAACCACCTGATGCGCCGCTACAGTACCGCCAAGGTGATTGAGTTTGCCGGCCCCACTGGTCACTGGGTGCGGATCAATCCACAGACGCCGGACCGCAACCACGCCCAGGAGATCGCGAACAATATTCACGTGCCGGACGCCGAGCCATATGTCATCCGCACGGACTAG
- a CDS encoding Cif family virulence factor, with protein MRFETTETVPTGDAEQVLHALELSLLELSDEVERQGRQLTLRGLGPSPRARNYRDTAIFEVVPSHDSTAIHANISFQASALLGSSPQDAPIRAKLDYAFGQMRARLGLPGLGRSTTPLEPVPEPVSTVEPESPAMGEPEPAADPTMEAVGPLPVEPPVASPAELPVERPVVPLESPGEASVMPPTVQPIEPPTASSEPTPTSGPIQEASERPKPTAETASKPSQPTAFAALAAQLAAASATRTASGSRKRAVVAEPPRELPTIRLAAADSSHSRTRMPLLVALLLALTVSAGTIYLYWAGRLDLQSLRLRPATPPAEAQPQPAPVAVVPPTPPAPPPHTEADPKVWLEEWADSMRGRDPVLEASFYADPVGHYLGDANVGNQALIDKFRSAIQDRSGVWTVKLERVAVQPRTDSDLTVRLTKHFMQLADATTPDSETESMAGSQIADRYVRTQLELKRINGEWKIVSEQETAAPGKPQV; from the coding sequence GTGAGATTCGAGACGACTGAGACCGTTCCGACCGGCGACGCAGAGCAAGTCCTGCACGCGCTTGAGCTGTCCCTGCTCGAGCTCTCCGACGAGGTGGAGCGCCAGGGGCGTCAGCTTACGCTTCGGGGGCTCGGCCCCTCTCCGCGCGCCCGTAACTACCGGGATACCGCGATCTTTGAGGTCGTGCCCAGCCATGACAGCACCGCGATCCACGCCAACATCAGCTTTCAGGCGTCGGCGCTGCTGGGCTCGTCACCACAGGATGCTCCGATCCGCGCCAAGCTGGACTACGCCTTCGGCCAGATGCGCGCGCGACTTGGCCTTCCCGGCCTGGGCCGCTCGACGACGCCGCTTGAGCCAGTGCCGGAGCCGGTTTCAACGGTCGAGCCTGAGTCGCCTGCCATGGGGGAGCCCGAGCCAGCCGCTGATCCTACGATGGAAGCGGTCGGTCCGTTGCCAGTCGAACCGCCAGTTGCTTCGCCGGCTGAGCTGCCTGTTGAGCGGCCGGTTGTGCCGCTCGAATCGCCAGGCGAGGCGTCAGTTATGCCGCCAACTGTCCAGCCAATTGAGCCGCCGACCGCCAGCTCCGAGCCAACTCCGACGTCTGGGCCGATACAGGAGGCGTCAGAGCGGCCAAAGCCCACCGCCGAGACTGCGTCGAAGCCCTCGCAGCCGACGGCCTTTGCCGCGCTGGCTGCCCAGCTCGCGGCAGCGAGCGCGACGCGAACCGCATCCGGCTCACGCAAACGGGCAGTGGTGGCTGAGCCTCCCCGCGAGCTTCCAACGATTCGTCTCGCGGCTGCCGATTCCTCACATTCCAGGACGCGCATGCCGCTGCTGGTGGCGTTGCTGCTCGCGCTTACCGTCTCGGCAGGGACGATCTACCTGTACTGGGCTGGCCGCCTCGACCTCCAGAGCTTGCGGCTGCGCCCGGCTACGCCACCGGCGGAGGCCCAGCCTCAGCCCGCTCCAGTCGCTGTGGTGCCTCCCACTCCTCCGGCTCCTCCTCCCCATACCGAGGCCGACCCCAAGGTGTGGCTCGAAGAGTGGGCCGACTCGATGCGAGGCCGCGACCCTGTGCTTGAGGCCTCGTTCTATGCCGATCCCGTTGGGCATTATCTTGGCGATGCAAACGTCGGCAATCAGGCGCTGATCGACAAGTTTCGCAGCGCCATCCAGGACCGCTCAGGCGTGTGGACCGTCAAACTCGAAAGGGTCGCCGTTCAGCCGCGAACGGACTCCGATCTCACGGTCCGGCTGACGAAGCACTTCATGCAGCTTGCCGACGCGACCACGCCAGACTCGGAAACCGAATCCATGGCAGGTTCGCAGATCGCTGACCGCTATGTCCGCACGCAGCTCGAACTCAAGCGCATCAACGGTGAGTGGAAGATCGTCTCCGAGCAAGAGACCGCGGCGCCGGGCAAGCCGCAGGTGTGA
- a CDS encoding DUF882 domain-containing protein, with protein sequence MNRWRGKVFGGVAAAALAVFALSASSRAEDPTPAVSSGGEQYRLRLHHLHTGEDIDIVYRVGAAYLPEAMEKLDYFLRDHRTQTVSNYDPREFDVLHDLMAKLRRPNGVIDVVCGYRTPWSNDLLRSQSANSGVAEHSQHMEAKAIDIRVPGVPTARLRDAALSLHDGGVGYYPVNQFVHVDVGPVREWSYGRVSRRRASTHLVARAHRRHSDHSTSG encoded by the coding sequence ATGAATCGTTGGAGGGGGAAGGTTTTTGGGGGCGTCGCGGCGGCTGCGCTGGCAGTCTTTGCATTGAGCGCGTCTTCCAGAGCCGAGGACCCGACGCCAGCGGTCTCGAGCGGCGGCGAGCAGTACCGTTTGCGGCTGCACCACCTGCATACGGGGGAAGACATCGACATCGTATACCGCGTGGGCGCTGCCTATCTGCCGGAGGCGATGGAGAAGCTGGACTACTTTCTGCGCGACCACCGGACCCAGACGGTCAGCAACTACGACCCCAGGGAGTTCGACGTGCTGCATGACCTGATGGCGAAGCTGCGGCGACCCAATGGCGTGATCGACGTCGTCTGCGGCTACCGCACGCCGTGGAGCAATGATCTTCTGCGGTCGCAGTCGGCGAACTCAGGCGTGGCGGAGCATAGCCAGCACATGGAGGCCAAGGCGATCGACATTCGCGTGCCCGGCGTGCCGACGGCGAGGCTGCGCGATGCGGCGCTGAGCCTGCATGATGGCGGCGTGGGGTACTATCCGGTGAATCAGTTTGTGCATGTGGATGTCGGCCCGGTGCGGGAGTGGAGCTATGGGCGGGTGTCGCGGCGGCGGGCGTCGACTCACCTTGTGGCACGTGCGCACAGGCGGCACTCGGATCATTCAACGTCGGGCTAG
- a CDS encoding radical SAM protein, giving the protein MAKASKFAEKALTYGAKAAWAVFDRINSISPNESFTPKWSDKPLLKSYQKEKPPLGWPRTTDSLCPKCIPEIRQQIVDGKLPHEILLNEKVGEIKAQIIERDGKILMVKDCPIHGHFEDVMSIDPPMMKHLEDVFPGRDIRAHNDEKLHNHGTSTVTHGRGSVLTIDLTNRCNMMCDPCFMDANQVGFVHELTWDEIKTMLDNAIQIKPRRQMSVQFSGGEPTLSPYFLDAVAYSRKVGYNSVQAATNGIEFAKSKEFAKAAAEAGLRYAYLQFDGIGNAANSHRKVGNAFDVKLQAIHNLHEAGVDIVPVTTIVNGINNEQVGRIIEFALDNPKKINFLSFQPVSFTGRDEEVSDERRAAQRYTLSHLAHDIRNQTGLGESTRDWFPISFMSTFSDWADLVHGPEHDWGQLSCGCHPNCGIGMALMIDKETKEAVPVTAFLDATQLAKDVARINDAARGKFLSILGVSLALLRNYDPSKAPTHFRIMDLLQKFDKCFGATGRNYGKVTGDRTMADIEKRRADRWNFLFIAGMWFQDLFNYDFRRTEQCIIPYATQEGEISFCAYNTGVGWRNIIEKMHMTATLTKWYEEHGRHEIFAGGKKVGIEKQEKYDLVLNEAHVNAAANDTFDKSGIAKNAREEKIRARDAKIKQDAENARMAKLYRKEILKEQEQPGFISLGEIKAAAPVKTEEETVAGD; this is encoded by the coding sequence ATGGCAAAGGCATCGAAGTTCGCCGAAAAAGCCCTTACCTATGGAGCAAAAGCCGCTTGGGCAGTATTTGACAGGATCAACTCGATCTCGCCCAACGAGAGCTTCACGCCGAAGTGGAGCGACAAGCCCCTCCTGAAGTCCTACCAGAAAGAGAAGCCGCCGCTAGGCTGGCCCCGTACCACCGACTCCCTTTGCCCCAAGTGCATCCCTGAGATCCGCCAGCAGATCGTCGACGGCAAGCTGCCCCACGAGATCCTGCTCAATGAGAAGGTCGGCGAGATTAAGGCTCAGATCATCGAGCGCGACGGCAAGATCCTCATGGTCAAGGACTGCCCGATCCACGGCCACTTCGAAGACGTCATGTCCATCGACCCTCCGATGATGAAGCACCTCGAAGACGTCTTCCCCGGCCGCGACATCCGCGCCCACAACGACGAGAAGCTCCACAACCACGGAACCTCCACTGTCACCCACGGCCGTGGGTCAGTCTTGACGATCGACCTCACCAACCGCTGCAACATGATGTGCGACCCCTGCTTCATGGATGCCAACCAGGTCGGCTTCGTCCACGAGCTCACCTGGGACGAGATCAAGACCATGCTAGACAACGCGATCCAGATCAAGCCGCGTCGTCAGATGAGCGTGCAGTTCTCCGGCGGCGAGCCCACGCTCTCGCCCTACTTCCTCGACGCCGTCGCCTACTCCCGCAAGGTCGGTTACAACTCGGTGCAGGCCGCGACCAACGGCATCGAGTTCGCGAAGTCCAAGGAGTTCGCCAAGGCCGCCGCTGAGGCCGGTCTCCGCTACGCCTACCTGCAGTTCGACGGCATCGGCAACGCCGCCAACTCGCACCGTAAGGTCGGCAACGCGTTCGACGTGAAGCTCCAGGCCATCCACAACCTGCACGAGGCCGGCGTCGACATCGTCCCCGTGACGACCATCGTCAACGGCATCAACAACGAGCAGGTCGGCCGCATCATCGAGTTCGCGCTCGACAACCCCAAGAAGATCAACTTCCTCTCCTTCCAGCCGGTCTCGTTTACTGGCCGCGACGAAGAGGTCTCGGACGAGCGCCGCGCCGCACAGCGCTACACGCTGTCGCATCTCGCGCACGACATCCGCAACCAGACCGGCCTCGGCGAGAGCACCCGCGACTGGTTCCCCATCTCCTTCATGTCCACCTTCTCCGACTGGGCCGACCTGGTCCACGGGCCGGAGCATGACTGGGGCCAGCTCTCCTGCGGCTGCCACCCGAACTGCGGCATCGGCATGGCGCTGATGATCGACAAGGAGACCAAGGAAGCCGTTCCGGTCACCGCGTTCCTCGACGCCACGCAGCTCGCCAAGGACGTCGCCCGCATCAACGACGCCGCCCGCGGCAAGTTCCTTTCCATCCTCGGAGTCTCGCTTGCGCTGCTACGCAACTACGACCCCAGCAAGGCCCCCACGCACTTCCGCATCATGGACCTGCTGCAGAAGTTCGATAAGTGCTTCGGAGCCACCGGCCGCAACTACGGCAAGGTGACCGGCGACCGCACCATGGCCGACATCGAGAAGCGCCGCGCCGACCGCTGGAACTTCCTCTTCATCGCCGGAATGTGGTTCCAGGACCTCTTCAACTACGACTTCCGCCGCACCGAGCAGTGCATCATCCCCTACGCCACCCAGGAAGGCGAGATCTCCTTCTGCGCCTACAACACCGGCGTGGGCTGGAGGAACATCATCGAGAAGATGCACATGACTGCCACCCTCACCAAGTGGTACGAGGAGCACGGCCGCCACGAGATCTTCGCCGGCGGCAAGAAGGTGGGCATTGAGAAGCAGGAGAAGTACGACCTGGTGCTCAACGAGGCCCACGTCAACGCCGCTGCCAACGACACCTTCGACAAGTCCGGCATCGCCAAGAACGCCCGCGAGGAGAAGATCCGCGCCCGCGACGCGAAGATCAAGCAGGACGCCGAAAACGCCCGCATGGCCAAGCTCTACCGCAAGGAGATCCTAAAGGAGCAGGAGCAGCCCGGCTTCATCTCCCTCGGCGAGATCAAGGCAGCGGCTCCGGTCAAGACGGAAGAAGAAACCGTCGCTGGCGACTAA
- a CDS encoding YceH family protein, producing MTLDPIQIRVLGSLIEKEIVTPESYPLSLNALVNACNQRSSRDPVLELTEDEVRQALHTLEDLALTSTVHDSRVPKYEHRVRTVLNLRRDETAVLCLLMLRGPQTPGELRSRSERLYAFDDIAAVQATLDRLAARDASTDSTGPLTAILPRQPGSREARYTHLLGPIPDVTESARPYGTTATSQETTAQRLAHLESELANLASTVAALKLRLDTLAPTS from the coding sequence ATGACGCTCGACCCCATCCAGATACGCGTTCTCGGCTCCCTAATTGAAAAAGAGATCGTCACCCCGGAGAGTTACCCGCTCTCGCTGAACGCGCTCGTCAACGCGTGCAACCAAAGATCCAGCCGCGACCCCGTCCTCGAGCTGACCGAGGACGAAGTCCGTCAGGCCCTCCACACCCTCGAAGACCTCGCCCTCACATCCACCGTCCACGACTCCCGCGTCCCCAAGTACGAGCACCGCGTCCGCACCGTGCTCAACCTCCGCCGCGACGAGACTGCCGTCCTCTGCCTGCTGATGCTTCGTGGCCCCCAGACCCCCGGCGAGCTTCGCAGCCGCTCCGAGCGTCTCTACGCCTTCGACGACATTGCCGCCGTGCAGGCCACCCTCGACCGCCTCGCCGCCCGTGACGCATCCACCGACTCCACCGGCCCTCTCACAGCAATCCTGCCCCGTCAGCCCGGCTCCCGCGAGGCCCGCTACACCCACCTGCTCGGCCCCATACCCGACGTCACCGAGTCCGCCCGGCCCTACGGAACGACGGCCACCTCGCAGGAGACGACAGCCCAGCGGCTTGCCCACCTCGAGTCCGAGCTAGCGAACCTCGCCTCCACCGTGGCAGCTCTCAAGCTTCGCCTCGACACCCTCGCCCCGACCTCATAA
- a CDS encoding metallopeptidase TldD-related protein: MKTDRVVVAGTSAGLVLAAMMLPGHAAAAPAPSRSQVLLDAMGSELARAMHSLGSTGADAAEQPKPYFLSYAVSDSDSLNITVQYGAVAVSNESKRRTADVQMRLGTRQEDNTHGDHRISALTTIPLPLTDDRDAIERSLWFATNRGYARALDGYVKVRTEQQVRAKEEDTSADFSSEQPKTAVEPTASALAVDKTAWEARLRELSSLFKQYPDIFFNTVILQAATETDYFVSSEGAKVATPNQVARIVIVARTRAADGMDLFRVETFEADNISHLPDQKILIEKTTAMAKNLEDLRTAPVTEPFNGPAILSGRASAVFFHEVLGHRLEGQRQRGDEEGQTFTKMLGKQILPTFLSVYDDPTLKSFGGAPLSGHYDYDDEGQEARRVDLIKDGVLETFLMSRLPIASFSNSNGHGRAETGRMPTGRQGNLIVSSSKTMNDKELRQMLIDEAKKQGKPYGLYFEDISSGFAVTTRRSPQAFQVIPLVVYRVYVDGRPDELVRGVSIVGTPQAALTRIMATGDRQEIFNGICGAESGSIPVSAVAPAMLVSEIETQRQAQGTARPPILPPPPASAKGAK, from the coding sequence ATGAAGACAGATCGAGTCGTGGTTGCCGGCACATCAGCCGGTCTTGTATTGGCGGCAATGATGCTGCCGGGTCATGCTGCGGCCGCTCCGGCTCCCAGCCGGTCACAGGTTCTGCTGGATGCGATGGGCTCCGAGTTGGCGCGGGCGATGCACTCGCTCGGCTCCACGGGAGCCGACGCGGCGGAGCAGCCGAAGCCCTACTTCCTCAGCTACGCCGTCTCCGACAGCGACAGTCTCAACATCACCGTCCAGTACGGGGCGGTCGCAGTCTCCAACGAGAGCAAGCGCCGCACCGCCGACGTGCAGATGCGCCTCGGAACTCGTCAGGAGGACAACACCCACGGCGACCACCGCATCAGCGCGCTGACGACGATTCCCCTGCCCCTCACCGACGACCGTGACGCCATCGAGCGAAGCCTCTGGTTCGCCACCAATCGCGGCTACGCCCGTGCTCTCGATGGCTATGTGAAGGTCAGGACTGAGCAGCAGGTCCGCGCCAAGGAAGAAGACACTTCGGCAGACTTTTCGAGCGAGCAGCCGAAGACGGCGGTCGAGCCTACCGCTTCCGCTCTCGCCGTGGACAAGACGGCGTGGGAGGCGCGGCTGCGCGAGCTCTCCAGCCTCTTCAAGCAGTACCCCGACATCTTCTTCAACACCGTGATCCTGCAGGCCGCCACCGAAACCGACTACTTCGTCTCGTCGGAGGGCGCAAAGGTTGCGACGCCAAACCAGGTTGCACGAATCGTCATCGTGGCACGGACGCGTGCCGCCGACGGCATGGACCTCTTCCGCGTCGAGACCTTCGAGGCCGATAACATCAGCCATCTGCCCGACCAGAAGATTCTGATCGAGAAGACCACGGCGATGGCCAAGAACCTCGAAGACCTGCGCACGGCCCCCGTCACTGAACCCTTCAACGGGCCGGCGATCCTCAGCGGGCGCGCCTCCGCGGTCTTCTTCCACGAGGTGCTCGGCCACAGGCTCGAGGGCCAGCGGCAGCGCGGCGACGAAGAGGGCCAGACCTTCACCAAGATGCTGGGCAAGCAGATTCTGCCGACCTTCCTCAGTGTCTACGACGACCCGACGCTCAAGAGCTTCGGCGGCGCACCGCTCAGCGGCCACTATGACTATGACGACGAGGGCCAGGAGGCCAGGCGCGTCGATCTGATCAAAGACGGCGTGCTCGAAACCTTTCTCATGTCGCGGCTGCCAATCGCCAGCTTCTCCAACAGCAACGGCCACGGCCGCGCCGAAACAGGACGCATGCCGACAGGGCGGCAGGGCAATCTGATCGTCAGTTCCTCGAAGACCATGAACGACAAAGAGTTGCGGCAGATGCTGATCGACGAGGCGAAGAAGCAGGGCAAGCCCTACGGTCTTTACTTCGAGGACATCTCCTCAGGCTTCGCCGTTACGACGCGGCGCTCTCCGCAGGCCTTTCAGGTCATCCCGCTGGTCGTCTACCGCGTCTACGTCGACGGCCGGCCGGATGAGCTAGTGCGCGGCGTCAGCATCGTAGGCACTCCGCAGGCCGCGCTGACACGCATCATGGCCACTGGAGACAGGCAGGAGATCTTCAACGGCATCTGCGGTGCGGAGTCAGGAAGCATTCCCGTCAGCGCCGTGGCTCCGGCGATGCTGGTCAGCGAGATTGAGACTCAGCGCCAGGCGCAGGGCACGGCACGGCCGCCAATCCTTCCTCCGCCACCGGCCAGCGCCAAGGGGGCCAAATAA
- a CDS encoding metallopeptidase TldD-related protein, with product MNILPAQLRKSAANLRIAAAIAVLATIAAANAAHAQANDPLLKAMQDELDREKIQLVLPGMHGPYFIEYRMDDISTYEAVANYGALTREEESHQRLVRVSVRVGGYQTDSSSSRGDGVVQLGPRDNDPDALRYALWIATDDAYKNALRAYSAKQAALERFQTQRGENDFSEEKPAVHIAALAKLDLDRAEWKKRVVEASGLYATDPEVKAFADQVQYSVANLRAVAMNRYLVNTEGTVVRQGYSAYSNTISVGGQASDGMRLGRDNGSVAVTAKELDSWPAFRKRVIDDLKSLDALRRAPVVDATDYHGPVLFSGDAASDVLNRFFVPNVEAGRPDLGTTARTTGAYNASYKARVLPGFFNVVDDPLQTTFNGRGLIGAYAVDDEGVPAHPVPVVTNGTLENYLIDRDPIKDFPNSNGHGRAAAGAPAHSQSGVMIFKPTNPVPADELNKRLLAMAKEQGHDVYAVETMGGDAPRLLYRVHASDGSRELVRGAVFDELDVRSLRSEIVAAGDDPYISQSMGVVPQTTIAPSLLFDEIGVKRANEEQQKLPYYPPPTLEGR from the coding sequence ATGAATATCCTCCCGGCACAGTTACGTAAATCCGCGGCCAACCTTAGAATCGCCGCCGCCATCGCTGTATTGGCAACGATCGCAGCCGCAAATGCTGCGCACGCCCAGGCGAACGACCCCTTGCTGAAAGCAATGCAGGACGAGTTGGACCGCGAGAAGATCCAGCTCGTGCTCCCCGGAATGCACGGGCCGTACTTCATCGAATACCGGATGGATGACATCAGCACCTACGAGGCCGTCGCCAACTACGGCGCGCTCACCCGCGAGGAGGAGAGCCATCAGCGTCTCGTGCGGGTCTCGGTTCGAGTGGGAGGCTACCAGACAGACTCCAGCTCAAGCCGGGGCGACGGCGTCGTGCAGCTCGGGCCAAGGGACAACGACCCCGACGCGCTGCGCTACGCCCTATGGATCGCCACGGACGACGCCTACAAGAACGCGCTGCGCGCCTATTCGGCCAAGCAGGCAGCACTCGAACGGTTCCAGACGCAGCGTGGCGAAAACGACTTCTCCGAAGAGAAGCCGGCCGTACATATCGCCGCCCTGGCCAAGCTCGATCTCGACCGTGCCGAGTGGAAGAAGCGTGTCGTGGAGGCAAGCGGCCTCTACGCAACCGATCCTGAGGTCAAGGCCTTTGCCGACCAGGTGCAGTATTCGGTGGCCAACCTCCGCGCCGTCGCGATGAACCGCTACCTCGTGAACACCGAGGGGACGGTTGTGCGACAGGGCTACTCCGCCTACAGCAACACCATCAGCGTCGGAGGCCAGGCCTCGGACGGAATGCGGCTCGGCCGCGACAACGGCTCGGTCGCCGTGACCGCGAAGGAGCTCGATAGCTGGCCCGCGTTTCGCAAGCGCGTGATCGACGATCTCAAGAGCCTCGACGCGCTGCGCAGGGCTCCTGTCGTGGATGCAACCGACTACCACGGGCCGGTGCTGTTCAGTGGCGATGCCGCGTCCGACGTGCTGAACCGGTTCTTCGTTCCGAACGTCGAGGCCGGCCGGCCAGACCTCGGCACGACCGCTCGCACCACCGGCGCTTATAACGCAAGCTACAAAGCGCGCGTGCTGCCTGGGTTCTTCAACGTTGTCGACGACCCGCTGCAGACAACCTTCAATGGTCGAGGCCTCATCGGCGCCTACGCCGTCGACGATGAGGGCGTGCCCGCGCATCCCGTGCCGGTCGTGACCAACGGGACGCTTGAGAACTATCTCATCGACCGCGACCCCATCAAGGACTTCCCCAACTCGAACGGACACGGCCGCGCCGCGGCAGGCGCACCGGCGCACTCGCAGTCCGGCGTGATGATCTTCAAGCCAACGAACCCGGTACCGGCTGATGAGCTGAACAAGCGCCTGCTCGCGATGGCCAAGGAGCAGGGCCACGACGTCTATGCCGTCGAGACTATGGGCGGCGATGCACCGCGGCTACTCTATCGCGTGCACGCCTCGGACGGTAGCCGCGAACTGGTGCGCGGAGCAGTCTTCGATGAGCTGGACGTTCGCAGTCTCCGCTCCGAGATCGTTGCTGCGGGCGACGATCCATATATCTCCCAGTCAATGGGAGTCGTTCCGCAGACGACCATCGCGCCGAGCCTGCTCTTCGACGAAATCGGAGTGAAGCGAGCTAACGAAGAGCAGCAGAAACTGCCGTACTACCCGCCGCCAACGCTTGAGGGAAGGTAG
- a CDS encoding DsrE family protein, giving the protein MGRRAFLSQLAQLAAAPLVASAVPLEAQTARKPRKILMKSAWGSDDPTKAGFPFSHSLALSDAGHEVQIFLLGEAVVLMRKTVANAVTPVGWPPIGETLDKVAARHIPIYACGACSRARGVTEGDLSNYSAKFGSPPIFVSLIEWADLVITE; this is encoded by the coding sequence ATGGGACGCCGAGCATTTCTGTCACAACTTGCACAGTTGGCGGCCGCACCTCTGGTCGCGTCTGCAGTTCCCCTCGAAGCCCAGACCGCACGCAAACCTCGCAAGATCCTCATGAAGAGCGCGTGGGGCTCCGATGACCCGACGAAGGCCGGCTTTCCCTTCTCGCACAGCCTGGCGCTATCTGATGCCGGCCACGAGGTGCAGATATTCCTGCTGGGAGAGGCCGTTGTGCTGATGAGAAAAACCGTCGCGAATGCCGTCACTCCCGTAGGCTGGCCCCCCATCGGCGAGACACTGGACAAGGTCGCTGCCCGGCACATTCCGATCTATGCCTGCGGCGCCTGCTCACGCGCTCGAGGCGTGACGGAAGGTGACCTGAGCAACTACAGCGCTAAATTTGGCAGCCCACCGATCTTCGTCTCCCTCATCGAATGGGCAGACCTCGTGATTACGGAATAG